The nucleotide sequence ACGAGGGGGTACGGGCGCTGCGGCGCCGGCAGCTGCGCAACCTGCTGACGACGCTGCTGCTGTCCACGGGCGTGCCGATGCTGGTCGCGGGCGACGAACTGGGGCGCACGCAGCGCGGCAACAACAACGCCTACTGCCAGGACAACGAGATCAGCTGGGTGGACTGGGGGCTGCTGGAGGAGCCGGGGTGGCGGGCGCTGTTCGACCTCACGTCCCGGCTGATCGCGCTGCGCCACCGCCATCCGGTGCTGCGCCGCCGCGCGTTCTTCTCCGGACGGGCGCACTCGGCGGACGGGCTGCGCGACCTCGCCTGGTTCACCGAGCGGGGCACGGAGATGACCGAGGGGGACTGGTACGCGCCGGCGGCGACCCTCGGGATGTACCTGTCCGGGCGGGACATCCCCGGCCGGGACGAACGGGGCGTCCCGATCACCGACGACAGCTTCCTCGCCGTGCTGCACGCCGGGGAGCAGCCGGTGAGCTTCGTGCTGCCCGGGCCGCCGTGGGCGGAGCGCTACGAGGTGGTCGTCGACACGTCGAGGGAGGACCAGGGGGCGGCGCCGGGGGTGACGCATCCGGCGGGGGTGCCGGTGACCGTGCCGGGGCGGGCGGTCCTGTTGCTGCGGGTGCTCGGCTGACACGACGCCCCAGGTGACGACTCCCCCGGTGATACGGCTCTCCGGGTGACACGACGACCGGACGGCGGGGCGCCCCGGACGGTACGGCGCCTCGGTCGACGCGTGTCCCGCGACCGGCCGGACCCGCAGGTCGTAGGACCGATGGCCGAGCCCGACGGGACCAAAACCCGTTGGGCGTTGTCAGTGCCGGTCCGTAGGCTCGCGGGTGATGCCCAGGACACCTGCAACCCCCGCCGACCGTTCAGCCGTCCGCTCGCTGCTGCGTCTGTGGCCGTACGTGCGTCCGGTGCGCCTGCGGCTGTCCACGGCCGCCTTCGTCGCCGTCCTCGCGTCCTGTACGGGGCTGGTCATCCCGCTCGTCCTGAAGTGGATGGTGGACGGGCCGGTCGCCGACCGGGACACCGCCGGCGTGTGGCTCGGAGCGCTCTGGCTGCTGCTGCTCGGCTTCGCGGAGGCGCTGCTGTTCGGCATGCGGCGCTGGCTGGTGGCGCGTCCGCTGTCGCACGTCGAGGCGGAGATGCGGGCGGATCTGTACGGGCGGCTCCAGCGGCTGCCGGTGGCCTTCCACGACCGCTGGCCCTCGGGGCAGCTGCTGTCCCGGGCGACGGCCGATCTCGGGCTGCTGCGCATGTTCCTCGCGTTTCCCCTGACGTTCCTGCTGGTCAACTCGGTGACGATCGTCCTCGGCGTCGCCGTCATGCTGGTCCAGGACTGGCGGCTGGGGCTGGTCGTCCTCGGCCCGGCCGTCCCCGTCGTGGTGATGTGCGTGCTCTTCGAGCGCCGCTACGCGCACGTGGCGCGGCGTGCCCAGGACCAGGTCGGCGATCTGACGACGGTGGTCGAGGAGAGCGTCCTCGGGATCCGGATCATCAAAGGCTTCGGCCGGCACCGCACCCAGGCGCGGGCCTTCCGGGAGCTGTCGCGGAGCCTGCGCGGCACGGAGCTGCGCAAGGCCCGGCTGCTGGCCACCATCTGGGCCGTCATCGTGACGCTCCCCGAGCTGGCCATCGGCGCCGCGCTGGTGCTCGGCGTCGTCCGGGTCGCGGACGGCGAGCTGTCCGCGGGCACCCTGGTCGCCTTCCTGTCCACCGCGCTGGCGCTGCGCTGGCCGGTGGACTCGATCGGGTTCCTGCTGGCGATGAGCCAGGAGGCGGCCACGGCGACGGAGCGGTACTTCGAGGTGATGGACGAGGAGCCGGAGGAACCCGGCACACCCTCGGGCCGCACCGCGGACACGGGCGGCGCCGAGCGCCCCGCCGAAGACGCGCCCTCCGGCGGCGCCGGGCCGCCCGTGCCGTCCGGCGGAGGTCTGCGGTTCCACGGCGTCACCTTCCGCTATCCCGACGCCTCCCCCGACTCCCCGCCCACCCTCGACGGCGTCGACCTGCACATCCGCTCCGGCGAGTCGATGGCGCTGGTCGGGGCGACCGGCAGCGGGAAGACCACCCTCACGGCCCTGGTCCCCCGGCTGCACGAGGTGACCGCCGGCCGCATCACCCTCGACGGCGAGGACATCACCGCCCTGTCCCGCGCGCAGCTGCGCGCCCGCGTCGCCGTCGCCTTCGAGGAGCCCACCCTCTTCTCGGCGACCGTCGGCGAGAACGTCCTGATGGGCGCCGACGACGACGCGGGCCCCGTCGAGCTGGAGCGGGCGCTGGACGTGGCGCAGGCCCGGTTCGTGCACGACCTGCCGCAGGGCGTCGAAACCCAGGTCGGCGAGCAGGGGCTCAGTCTCTCCGGCGGTCAGCGCCAGCGCCTCGCGCTGGCCAGAGCCGTCGTCGGGCGGCCCGGCTTCCTCGTCCTGGACGACCCGCTCTCGGCGCTGGACGTGCACACCGAGGCCGCCGTGGAGGCCGCGCTGCGCCAGGTCCTCAGCGGCACCACGGCGCTGATCGTGGCGCACCGCCCGTCCACCGTGCTGCTCGCGGACCGGGTCGCCCTGCTGTCCGGCGGGCGCGTCACCGCCGTGGGCACCCACCACGAACTGCTGCGCACCAACAGCGAGTACGCCCACCTCATGTCCGGAGAGGAATCCGGCGCCCGGTTCGCGCACCAGGAGGCCGACCGCCGATGACCGCTCCCACCACCGCTTCGGCCTCCGCCGTCGCCGACGACGACGCCGAGGCCGCCCCGCGGACCACCGCCGACGACCCCTTCGACAGGGACGTCCTGCCGGCCCCGCCCGGCGCGACGGGCGCGCTCCTGCGTTCGCTGCTGGCGCCCCTGCGGGCCCGGGTCGCGTTCACCTCGCTCCTGCTGCTGCTCCAGCAGGCGGCCGTGCAGGCGGGTCCGCTGCTGGTGGCGTACGCCATCGACCGGGCGGTGCCGGCGTTCCGCGCCGGCGACGACGGCCCGCTGGTCGCTGTGGGCGTCGGCTACCTGCTGTGCGCGCTGGCCTCCGGCGGACTCCAGTACGCGTTCCTGATCGCCTCCGCCCGCGTCAACCAGGACGTGCTCCTGGACCTGCGCGGCCGGATCTTCCGGCACGCGCAGGCGCTGAGTCTCGACTTCCACGAGCGCTACACCTCGGGCCGGCTGATCTCCCGCTCGACCAGTGACGTGGAGGCGCTGCGCGAGCTCCTCGAGGAGGGTCTCCAGGAGCTCGTGACGGTCGTGCTGTCCTTCCTGTCCATCTCCGCGATGCTGCTCTGGCTGGACCTCGGGCTGGGCGCGGTCGCGGTGGCCTCCTTCGGCCCGCTGTACCTCCTCGTCCGGCTCTACCAGCGGCGGGCCGGCCGGGTCTACGCCGCCCGCTCCACGGCGATCGCGGCCGTGATCGTGAAGTTCGTCGAGACGATGAACGGCATCCGGCCGGTGCGGGCCTTCCGCCGCGAGGCCGTCAACGACGAAGGCTTCCGCGTCCTGAACCGGCGGCACGAGCGCAGGAACGGCGACGCCCTGCTGGAGATGGCCCGTTACGTCGTCGGATCGCGGCTGGTCGCCAACAGCGCGGTCGCGGTGATCGTCCTGTGGGGCGCGATGCGGGTCGCGGACGGCTCGCTGGAGCTGGGAGTGCTGGCCGCGTCCGTGCTCTACCTGCGACGGCTGTACGACCCGATCGACCGGCTGGGCATGTTCCTCAACTCCTACCAGTCGGCGGCCGCCTCGCTCCACAAGATCGCGGGGCTGCTCGCGCAGACGCCGTCCGTTCCCGAGCCGGCCGTTGCGCTGCGGCTCCCGCCCCTGGAGACCGAGCTGCCGGGCCGCGAGGTCGTCTTCGACGACGTCTCCTTCAAGTACCGCACGGGCGGCGAGGTCCTGCCCCGTTTCGGCCTCACCCTGCCCGCCGGGCAGACCGTGGCCGTGGTCGGCTCGACCGGCGCGGGCAAGTCCACACTGGCCAAGCTGCTGGCCCGTTTCTACGACCCGTCCGCGGGGCGGGTGCTGCTGGACGGGGTCGATCTGCGCGACCTGGACCTGCCCGAACTGCGGCGCGGGGTGGTCATGGTGACGCAGGAGGCGTTCCTGTTCTCCGGCACGGTCGCCGAGAACATCGCCATCGGGCGGCCGGACGCGGACCGGGCGGAGATCGAGCGGGCGGCCAAGGCGATCGGGGCGCACGAGTTCATCAGCGCGCTGCCCGACGGCTACGACACCGACGTCCGCAAGCGCGGGGGGCGCATCTCGGCCGGCCAGCGCCAACTGGTGGCCTTCGCGCGGGCGTTGCTCGCCGACCCGGCGGTGCTGATCCTCGACGAGGCGACCAGCTCGCTCGACGTCCCGGGCGAGCGGGCCGTGCAGGCGGCGATGACGACGGTGCTGAAGGGCCGCACGGCGGTGGTGATCGCGCACCGGCTGTCGACCGTGGAGATCGCCGACCGGGTCCTGGTCATGGAGCACGGCCGGATCGTCGAGGACGGCAGCCCGGACGCGCTGATCGCCGGCACCGGCCGGTTCGCGGACCTGCACCGGGCCTGGCGGGACAGTCTCGCCTAGCGGCCCGCGGGACGGGGAGGTCACGGGGATCACGGGTGCCGGAAGGACGGGTGGATGATCGACGCGTACGAGGATCCCGGGACGCCCGACCGCCGCGGCGGCTGGGCGTACCTGGCCTGGCTGGTGCGCTGCCAGCCGTGGCGGTCGCTGGCCGGGGCGGCCTTGGCCAGCGTATGGATGGTGCTGCTGGCCGCGGCGCCCTACCTGCTGTCCAGGGCCGTGGACGACGGTCTCGAACCCGGTGACACGGGGGCGCTGGTGGGCTGGACCACGGCGCTGTTCGTGGTGGGCGCGCTCAACGCATGGATCAGCATCATGCGCCACCGCACCATGACCCGGGTGCGCATGGACGCCTACCTCCGCACCACCAAGGTCGTCGTCGGACACACGGTCCGGCTCGGTGCCGCCCTGCCGCGCCAGGTGAGCACCGGGGAGGTCGTCACCATCGGCGTGAGCGACGTGCACACGATCGCGGGCGCCCTGACGGTGGTGGGGCCGGGCGTCGGCTCGGTCGTCGTCTACGTCTTCGTCGCCGGACTGCTGCTGTCGGTGTCGCCGCTGCTCGCCGCGGTCGTCCTGCTGGGGATGCCGGCGGTCGCGGTGCTGGTCGGGCCGCTGATGTCACGGTTGCAGGGCACGGAGACCGAGTACCGGGAGCGGCAGGGCGTGCTCACCGCGCGGATCGGTGATCTCGCGGCCGGGCTGCGGGTGCTCAACGGGCTCGGCGGCAAGGGGCTGTTCGCGGACTCCTTCGGCCGGGACTCGCGGCGGCTGCGCGAGCAGGGCTACCGGGTCGGCGCGGTCACCAGCTGGATGCAGGCGCTCGGGACGGGCCTGCCGACGCTGTTCCTCGCGGTGGTGACCTGGCTGGCGGCCCGGCTCGCCGCCCAGGGGGACCTGACGGTGGGCCAGCTGGTGTCGGTGTACGGCTATGTCGCCGTCCTGGTCGGGCCGGTGGCGTTCCTCGTGGACATGGGCTACCAGCTCGGCAGGGGGGTGGTGGCGGCCCGGCGCGTGGTGGACCTGCTGCGGCTGGAGCCGGATCCCGACACCGCGCCCGGCACCGTCCCCGGGGGCGCGGACGCGCCGGGCGAACCGGCGGCGCTGCACGATCCCGCCTCGGGTGTGCACGTGGCGCCGGGCCGGCTGACGGCCTTGGTCGGCGCGCGGCACGCGGAGGTGTCCGCCGTCGTGGACCGGCTCGGGCGCTACGGTCCCTCGGACGCCACCTGGGGCGGTGTACGGCTGGACGCCGTGCCGCTGGACCGGGTCAGGGCCGCGATCCTGGTCGCCGACCCCGAGGCCGACCTGTTCGCCGGATCCCTGCGCGAGGTGGTGGGCGGACGGCGCGAGCCCTCCCCGGCCCGGGTGGCGCGGGCGGTCCGGGCGGCGGCCGCCGACGACATCGTGCAGGGGCTGCCGCAGGGGCTCGCCTCGCCCGTGACCGCGCAGGGACGCAGCCTTTCCGGGGGCCAGCGGCAGCGGGTACGGCTGGTGCGGGCGCTGCTCGCCGATCCCGAGGTCCTGCTGGCCGTGGAACCGACGTCGGCGCTCGACGCCCACACGGAGGCGGCGGTCGCAAAGGGGCTGCGCACGGAGCGGGCCGGCCGGACCACGGTCGTGACCACGACCTCCCCGCTGCTGCTGGCCCGGGCGGACACCGTGCACTACCTGGTCGACGGGAAGGTGGCGGCGAGCGGCCGCCACCGGGACCTGCTGGAACGGGAACCGGGCTACCGGACCCTGGTGGCCCGCGACACGGACGACACGGAAGCCCACGACGCGGAGACGGACGCGGACGCCGGGGCGGGTACGGACGCCGGGGCGGGTGCGGGCGTGGACACGGGGGAGGCCGTGCGATGACGGTGGCCGACGGGACCGCGGGACGGCTGCCGGTCGCCGGGCCCGCCGAGGTGCGCCGGGCGGCGGCCCGGCTGCTGCGCGCCGACCGGCGCGCGTTCGCCGGCGTCCTCGCCCTGAACGTGCTCGCCGCCGGGGCCGGGCTGGCCGGCCCGTGGCTGCTGGGACGGATCATCGACGAGGTGCGGGCCGGGCACGGCACCGCGTCCGTGGACCGGCTCGCGGCGGCCATCACGGTGTGCGCGGTCGCCCAGCTGCTGCTGACCCGCTGGGCGCGGTACGCGGGGCACCGCTTCGGCGAGCGGACGCTGGCCCGGGTGCGTGAGGAGTTCGTCGGGCGGGCGCTGGCGCTGCCCGCGTCCGTGGTGGAGCGGGCCGGCACCGGCGATCTGACCACGCGCGGCACGGCCGATGTGGCCGCCGTGGGCACGACCCTGCGCGACGCCGGGCCCGAGCTGCTGGTCTGCACGGTCCAGGCGCTGGTCACGCTCGGCGCGGTGTTCCTGATCGACCCGCTGCTCGGAGCGATCGGGGTGCTGGGGCTGACCCCGATCTGGTTCGCGTTGCGCTGGTACCTGCGGCGGGCCCGGGCCGCCTATCTCGCGGAGGGCGCGGCCACCTCGGAGGTCGCGGAGATCGTCGCCGCCACGGCGTCCGGGGCCCGGACGGTCGAGGCGTTCCGGCTGCGGGAACGGCGGACGGCGGCGAGCCGGGACGCGCTGGAGACCTCGCGCCGCACCCGCTTGCGCACCCTGGGCCTGCGCTCGGTGTTCTTCCCGGTGATCGAGGTGTCGTACTCACTGCCGGTGGCGGGCGTGCTGCTGCTGGGCGGCGTGCTGCACGCGCGCGGTGCGATGAGTCTGGGGGCGGTGGTGGCGGCCGCGCTGTACCTGCGTCAGTTCACCGAACCGCTCGACCAGATCCTGCTGCGCGTCGAGCAGCTCCAGAGCAGCGGCGCCTCGTTCGCCCGGGTGGAGGGGCTGGCCCGCGCGCCGCGCACCGGGCCTGCCGGCGGGGCGCCCGTCCCGGCGGACGACCGGATCGACGTGACCGGCGTGCGGTACGCGTACGAGCACGGCGGCGAGGTGCTGCGCGGAGTCGATCTGACGGTGCGGCCCGGGGAACGGCTCGCCGTCGTCGGTCCGTCGGGCGCGGGCAAGACCACGCTGAGCAGGCTGCTGGCCGGCGTGGACGCGCCGGGCACGGGCACGGTGACGGTGGGCGGGGTGCCGGTCGCGGATCTGGCGCCGGAGACGCTGCGCCGGCAGGTCGTGCTGGTCACCCAGGAACACCATGTCTTCCTCG is from Streptomyces asoensis and encodes:
- a CDS encoding ABC transporter ATP-binding protein, which encodes MPRTPATPADRSAVRSLLRLWPYVRPVRLRLSTAAFVAVLASCTGLVIPLVLKWMVDGPVADRDTAGVWLGALWLLLLGFAEALLFGMRRWLVARPLSHVEAEMRADLYGRLQRLPVAFHDRWPSGQLLSRATADLGLLRMFLAFPLTFLLVNSVTIVLGVAVMLVQDWRLGLVVLGPAVPVVVMCVLFERRYAHVARRAQDQVGDLTTVVEESVLGIRIIKGFGRHRTQARAFRELSRSLRGTELRKARLLATIWAVIVTLPELAIGAALVLGVVRVADGELSAGTLVAFLSTALALRWPVDSIGFLLAMSQEAATATERYFEVMDEEPEEPGTPSGRTADTGGAERPAEDAPSGGAGPPVPSGGGLRFHGVTFRYPDASPDSPPTLDGVDLHIRSGESMALVGATGSGKTTLTALVPRLHEVTAGRITLDGEDITALSRAQLRARVAVAFEEPTLFSATVGENVLMGADDDAGPVELERALDVAQARFVHDLPQGVETQVGEQGLSLSGGQRQRLALARAVVGRPGFLVLDDPLSALDVHTEAAVEAALRQVLSGTTALIVAHRPSTVLLADRVALLSGGRVTAVGTHHELLRTNSEYAHLMSGEESGARFAHQEADRR
- a CDS encoding ABC transporter ATP-binding protein, producing the protein MTAPTTASASAVADDDAEAAPRTTADDPFDRDVLPAPPGATGALLRSLLAPLRARVAFTSLLLLLQQAAVQAGPLLVAYAIDRAVPAFRAGDDGPLVAVGVGYLLCALASGGLQYAFLIASARVNQDVLLDLRGRIFRHAQALSLDFHERYTSGRLISRSTSDVEALRELLEEGLQELVTVVLSFLSISAMLLWLDLGLGAVAVASFGPLYLLVRLYQRRAGRVYAARSTAIAAVIVKFVETMNGIRPVRAFRREAVNDEGFRVLNRRHERRNGDALLEMARYVVGSRLVANSAVAVIVLWGAMRVADGSLELGVLAASVLYLRRLYDPIDRLGMFLNSYQSAAASLHKIAGLLAQTPSVPEPAVALRLPPLETELPGREVVFDDVSFKYRTGGEVLPRFGLTLPAGQTVAVVGSTGAGKSTLAKLLARFYDPSAGRVLLDGVDLRDLDLPELRRGVVMVTQEAFLFSGTVAENIAIGRPDADRAEIERAAKAIGAHEFISALPDGYDTDVRKRGGRISAGQRQLVAFARALLADPAVLILDEATSSLDVPGERAVQAAMTTVLKGRTAVVIAHRLSTVEIADRVLVMEHGRIVEDGSPDALIAGTGRFADLHRAWRDSLA
- a CDS encoding ABC transporter ATP-binding protein, with translation MIDAYEDPGTPDRRGGWAYLAWLVRCQPWRSLAGAALASVWMVLLAAAPYLLSRAVDDGLEPGDTGALVGWTTALFVVGALNAWISIMRHRTMTRVRMDAYLRTTKVVVGHTVRLGAALPRQVSTGEVVTIGVSDVHTIAGALTVVGPGVGSVVVYVFVAGLLLSVSPLLAAVVLLGMPAVAVLVGPLMSRLQGTETEYRERQGVLTARIGDLAAGLRVLNGLGGKGLFADSFGRDSRRLREQGYRVGAVTSWMQALGTGLPTLFLAVVTWLAARLAAQGDLTVGQLVSVYGYVAVLVGPVAFLVDMGYQLGRGVVAARRVVDLLRLEPDPDTAPGTVPGGADAPGEPAALHDPASGVHVAPGRLTALVGARHAEVSAVVDRLGRYGPSDATWGGVRLDAVPLDRVRAAILVADPEADLFAGSLREVVGGRREPSPARVARAVRAAAADDIVQGLPQGLASPVTAQGRSLSGGQRQRVRLVRALLADPEVLLAVEPTSALDAHTEAAVAKGLRTERAGRTTVVTTTSPLLLARADTVHYLVDGKVAASGRHRDLLEREPGYRTLVARDTDDTEAHDAETDADAGAGTDAGAGAGVDTGEAVR
- a CDS encoding ABC transporter ATP-binding protein; amino-acid sequence: MTVADGTAGRLPVAGPAEVRRAAARLLRADRRAFAGVLALNVLAAGAGLAGPWLLGRIIDEVRAGHGTASVDRLAAAITVCAVAQLLLTRWARYAGHRFGERTLARVREEFVGRALALPASVVERAGTGDLTTRGTADVAAVGTTLRDAGPELLVCTVQALVTLGAVFLIDPLLGAIGVLGLTPIWFALRWYLRRARAAYLAEGAATSEVAEIVAATASGARTVEAFRLRERRTAASRDALETSRRTRLRTLGLRSVFFPVIEVSYSLPVAGVLLLGGVLHARGAMSLGAVVAAALYLRQFTEPLDQILLRVEQLQSSGASFARVEGLARAPRTGPAGGAPVPADDRIDVTGVRYAYEHGGEVLRGVDLTVRPGERLAVVGPSGAGKTTLSRLLAGVDAPGTGTVTVGGVPVADLAPETLRRQVVLVTQEHHVFLGTVRENLLIAEPAADDARLWAALASVGAAGWVGELPGGLDTVLGTGERRTDGSQAQQLALARVVLADPHTLILDEATALLDPTTARHTERALAAVLRGRTVIAIAHRLHTAHDADRVAVMEDGRLTELGTHDALVASGGRYAALWRTWHGERDGAGTGAAAEAGAGKGDGAEGGDDAGRSRSESPA